One stretch of Sander lucioperca isolate FBNREF2018 chromosome 13, SLUC_FBN_1.2, whole genome shotgun sequence DNA includes these proteins:
- the itpkca gene encoding inositol-trisphosphate 3-kinase C isoform X1 has product MFYENSAWKKHKSCGTSSLLPMTPKKPQQWLQVVGHAGSFHVGDYGTLLKKFCEGEQQCYLRLMEDVLRPFVPAYHGVVQRDEQDYNMMDNLLTHFNSPAIMDCKMGSRTYLEGELQVARERPQPRNDMYEKMVAVDPEAPTVQERALQAVLKTRYMQWRETLSSTTSLGFRIEGFRKSNEECHTNFKRTKSREQVMEALNNFVESNTHIVWGYLRRLKQLRQVLEASDFFRTHEVVGSSLLFLHDWTGRTGVWMIDFGKTAALPAHLALDHRTPWVEGNREDGYLWGLDNLIDILANMLPLT; this is encoded by the exons ATGTTTTACGAG AACTCCGCATGGAAGAAACACAAAAGTTGTGGGACTTCATCTCTCCTCCCTATGACTCCCAAGAAACCTCAGCAGTGGCTGCAAGTGGTCGGACATGCAG GGAGCTTTCATGTTGGGGATTATGGCACACTGCTGAAGAAGTTTTGTGAGGGGGAGCAACAATGCTACCTTAGGCTGATGGAAGACGTTTTGAGGCCCTTTGTTCCAGCCTACCACGGTGTGGTGCAGCGGGACGAGCAGGATTACAACATGATGGATAACTTGCTGACCCATTTTAACTCACCTGCCATCATGGACTGCAAGATGGGCAGCCG CACATACCTGGAGGGGGAGCTGCAGGTGGCCAGAGAACGGCCCCAGCCTCGTAACGATATGTATGAGAAGATGGTGGCTGTGGACCCAGAGGCCCCAACGGTCCAGGAACGAGCCCTGCAGGCAGTGCTGAAAACCAGGTACATGCAGTGGAGGGAGACGCTGAGCTCCACAACATCTCTGGGTTTCCGTATCGAAGGATTCAGG AAGTCAAATGAAGAATGTCACACAAACTTTAAAAGGACCAAAAGCAGAGAGCAAGTGATGGAAGCACTTAACAACTTTGTTGAGTCCAATACACACATTGTG TGGGGCTATCTGAGACGGTTGAAACAACTGCGGCAGGTCTTGGAGgcgtcagacttcttcagaacaCATGAG GTCGTGGGCAGTTCCTTACTGTTTCTGCATGACTGGACAGGCAGAACAGGAGTCTGGATGATTGACTTTGGAAAGACAGCGGCATTGCCGGCACACCTTGCCTTGGACCACCGCACTCCCTGGGTAGAGGGCAATCGAGAAGATGGCTACCTGTGGGGTCTGGACAACCTCATTGATATACTGGCCAACATGCTGCCACTGACCTGA
- the itpkca gene encoding inositol-trisphosphate 3-kinase C isoform X2 has protein sequence MTPKKPQQWLQVVGHAGSFHVGDYGTLLKKFCEGEQQCYLRLMEDVLRPFVPAYHGVVQRDEQDYNMMDNLLTHFNSPAIMDCKMGSRTYLEGELQVARERPQPRNDMYEKMVAVDPEAPTVQERALQAVLKTRYMQWRETLSSTTSLGFRIEGFRKSNEECHTNFKRTKSREQVMEALNNFVESNTHIVWGYLRRLKQLRQVLEASDFFRTHEVVGSSLLFLHDWTGRTGVWMIDFGKTAALPAHLALDHRTPWVEGNREDGYLWGLDNLIDILANMLPLT, from the exons ATGACTCCCAAGAAACCTCAGCAGTGGCTGCAAGTGGTCGGACATGCAG GGAGCTTTCATGTTGGGGATTATGGCACACTGCTGAAGAAGTTTTGTGAGGGGGAGCAACAATGCTACCTTAGGCTGATGGAAGACGTTTTGAGGCCCTTTGTTCCAGCCTACCACGGTGTGGTGCAGCGGGACGAGCAGGATTACAACATGATGGATAACTTGCTGACCCATTTTAACTCACCTGCCATCATGGACTGCAAGATGGGCAGCCG CACATACCTGGAGGGGGAGCTGCAGGTGGCCAGAGAACGGCCCCAGCCTCGTAACGATATGTATGAGAAGATGGTGGCTGTGGACCCAGAGGCCCCAACGGTCCAGGAACGAGCCCTGCAGGCAGTGCTGAAAACCAGGTACATGCAGTGGAGGGAGACGCTGAGCTCCACAACATCTCTGGGTTTCCGTATCGAAGGATTCAGG AAGTCAAATGAAGAATGTCACACAAACTTTAAAAGGACCAAAAGCAGAGAGCAAGTGATGGAAGCACTTAACAACTTTGTTGAGTCCAATACACACATTGTG TGGGGCTATCTGAGACGGTTGAAACAACTGCGGCAGGTCTTGGAGgcgtcagacttcttcagaacaCATGAG GTCGTGGGCAGTTCCTTACTGTTTCTGCATGACTGGACAGGCAGAACAGGAGTCTGGATGATTGACTTTGGAAAGACAGCGGCATTGCCGGCACACCTTGCCTTGGACCACCGCACTCCCTGGGTAGAGGGCAATCGAGAAGATGGCTACCTGTGGGGTCTGGACAACCTCATTGATATACTGGCCAACATGCTGCCACTGACCTGA
- the LOC116065031 gene encoding potassium channel subfamily K member 13, translating into MLLQWCICAAAVLMAQRRAAGGCCCPRAPMNEDNARFCLLAGLILLYLLCGAAIFSALEHPFELRARRLWKQQLDNFTQRYRVNLGALHTLLRQYEEANGVGIRVDTLRPRWDFSGAFYFVGTVVSTIGFGMTTPATIAGKIFLIFYGLIGCAATILFFNLFLERIITMLAYIMRWCHERRLRCAGVGLVSSREESSGEEDSLEGWKPSVYYVMLILGVASVVIACSASTLYSSMENWSYVDSLYFCFVAFSTIGFGDLVSSQRQQYESQEAYRLGNCLFILMGVCCIYSLFNVISIIIKQTLTWIVGKLVCSGRHRPCSCSRNGCRWLCCPCLQKKNPNRLRPPAHLRQKRLKLNTVQPMSSRCPAGKHLCRDGSVETVCDSETDAGAVAVGRRLSGEMISVNEFMVSNRVSLALLQKQLSETAHQGPRQSYGQSNGFSGGVGALAIMNNRLQETSVDR; encoded by the exons ATGCTGTTGCAGTGGTGtatctgtgctgctgctgtgctCATGGCTCAGAGGAGGGCTGCTGGTGGCTGCTGCTGCCCCAGGGCCCCCATGAATGAAGACAATGCCCGTTTCTGCCTCCTGGCTGGGCTCATCCTGCTGTACTTGTTGTGTGGGGCGGCCATCTTCTCAGCCCTGGAACACCCCTTTGAGCTGCGTGCCCGCCGCCTCTGGAAACAGCAGCTGGACAACTTCACCCAGAGATACAGGGTCAACCTGGGTGCCCTGCACACTCTGCTGCGACAGTATGAAGAAGCAAACGGAGTTGGGATCAGAGTGGACACGCTTAGGCCCCGCTGGGACTTTTCTGGAGCCTTCTACTTTGTGGGCACAGTGGTCTCCACTATTG GCTTTGGCATGACCACACCGGCGACCATAGCTGGAAAGATATTCTTAATCTTCTATGGTCTCATCGGCTGTGCTGCAACCATCCTCTTCTTTAACCTCTTCCTGGAGAGGATCATCACGATGTTAGCTTACATCATGCGCTGGTGTCATGAGCGTCGGCTAAGGTGTGCTGGAGTTGGGTTGGTATCAAGCAGGGAGGAGTCGTCCGGTGAGGAGGACAGCCTGGAAGGCTGGAAACCATCAGTCTATTACGTGATGCTGATCCTGGGTGTTGCATCGGTTGTGATTGCATGCAGTGCCTCCACTCTGTACAGCTCCATGGAGAACTGGAGCTACGTGGATTCCCTCTACTTCTGTTTTGTGGCCTTCAGCACCATTGGCTTCGGGGACCTGGTGAGCAGTCAGAGACAGCAGTATGAGTCTCAGGAGGCCTACCGGCTTGGGAACTGCCTTTTCATCTTAATGGGGGTGTGTTGTATCTACTCACTCTTTAATGTCATTTCTATTATCATCAAGCAAACTCTAACCTGGATCGTGGGTAAGCTGGTCTGCTCAGGGCGGCATCGACCCTGCTCCTGCTCTAGAAATGGCTGCCGGTGGCTTTGCTGCCCCTgcctgcagaaaaaaaatcccaacCGCCTGCGTCCGCCTGCACACCTCAGACAAAAACGCTTAAAACTCAACACCGTACAGCCAATGTCATCCCGCTGCCCTGCAGGAAAACACCTCTGCAGGGACGGCTCGGTGGAGACAGTGTGTGACAGTGAGACGGATGCAGGTGCAGTGGCCGTGGGCCGGCGTCTGTCAGGAGAGATGATCTCCGTCAATGAGTTCATGGTGTCCAATAGGGTGTCTCTGGCACTGCTGCAGAAGCAGCTGAGCGAAACAGCTCATCAGGGCCCACGGCAGAGCTACGGCCAATCAAATGGATTCTCTGGTGGTGTAGGGGCCTTGGCCATTATGAATAATCGCCTACAGGAAACCAGTGTGGATAGGTAG
- the ppm1nb gene encoding protein phosphatase, Mg2+/Mn2+ dependent, 1Nb (putative), translating to MRTARKGSVEMPAFMRQLVKETEKRVSSFFKGGRGGAAEGEQPGDGEREEVIPSPYLDRPVLDKLTEEGCARWGLTYALGSMQGWRANMEDFHNCVPQLGGELADWSFFAVFDGHAGSSVAQYCSQHLLGQILATGGMRSEDDPERVKGAIIEGFLQTDKHLLSVTRREGWERGGTTVVATLISPYYIYFANCGDSRAVLCRSGQVCFSTEDHKPYNPLEKERIESAGGSVSIQRINGSLAVSRALGDFSYKGAENRTPTQQMVSPEPEVCVVERSPADEFLVLACDGVWDTISNEELCAFIHNRLRVCTDLRDVCTQVIDLCLYKGSLDNISIILLCFPGAPQLSAEALHQEAELEDLLESKVAEIYDELCAKGEEPDLLSVLTVLASTVIPGLPPGGGIQSKRNCIISAYYQQRETHKPTLPNGLGGS from the exons ATGAGGACAGCCAGGAAGGGCAGCGTGGAGATGCCTGCGTTTATGCGGCAGCTggtgaaagagacagagaagagggTCAGCTCTTTCTTCAAAGGGGGCCgtggaggagcagcagagggagAGCAGCCAGGGGatggggagagggaggaggtcATCCCCAGCCCCTACCTGGACCGGCCAGTCCTGGACAAGCTAACTGAGGAGGGCTGTGCCCGCTGGGGCCTCACATACGCCCTGGGAAGCATGCAGGGCTGGAGGGCCAACATGGAGGACTTCCATAACTGTGTGCCACAGCTGGGTGGGGAGCTGGCCGACTGGAGCTTCTTCGCTGTGTTCGATGGTCATGCAGGCAGCTCAGTGGCACAGTACTGCTCCCAGCACCTTCTGGGTCAGATCCTGGCCACAG GTGGGATGAGATCAGAGGACGACCCTGAACGGGTGAAAGGAGCCATCATCGAGGGCTTcctgcagacagacaagcaCCTGCTCTCTGTGACACGTCGAGAAGGCTGGGAGAGGGGTGGTACCACTGTGGTGGCCACTCTCATCTCACCGTATTACATCTACTTCGCCAACTGTGGTGACTCGAGGGCCGTGCTGTGCCGGTCTGGCCAGGTTTGCTTCTCCACTGAGGACCACAAACCTTACAACCCTCTGGAGAAAGAGCGCATTGAGAGTGCAGGCGGCTCTGTGTCCATCCAACGGATCAACGGCTCCCTGGCAGTGTCCCGTGCTCTGGGGGACTTCAGCTACAAGGGAGCAGAGAACCGGACGCCCACCCAGCAGATGGTGTCACCAGAGCCAGAGGTGTGTGTGGTGGAGCGCTCACCAGCTGATGAGTTCCTAGTGCTCGCCTGCGACGGGGTGTGGGACACCATCAGCAACGAGGAGCTGTGCGCCTTCATCCACAACAGGCTGCGTGTCTGCACTGACCTGAGGGATGTCTGCACTCAAGTCATAGACCTCTGTCTCTATAAG GGCAGCTTGGACAACATCAGCATCATCCTGCTGTGCTTCCCTGGAGCCCCCCAGCTGTCAGCAGAGGCATTACACCAGGAGGCTGAGCTGGAGGACCTGCTAGAGTCTAAAGTAGCAG AGATTTATGATGAACTGTGTGCCAAAGGGGAGGAACCTGACCTGCTGTCTGTCCTCACAGTCCTCGCATCCACTGTCATCCCTGGATTACCACCAGGTGGAGGCATACAGAGCAA AAGGAACTGCATTATTTCAGCTTACTATCAACAAAGAGAGACTCACAAGCCCACACTACCAAAT GGCCTGGGAGGCTCCTGA